One Portunus trituberculatus isolate SZX2019 chromosome 7, ASM1759143v1, whole genome shotgun sequence genomic window carries:
- the LOC123498624 gene encoding nucleoplasmin-like protein ANO39 yields the protein MRGGMERSYFWGITLDAAHKEQKWEGTATENTVDCTVTTHTLSVRQVVLGPDAKEGEANVVELEVMGFNDKKQRIPIYVSKVGGSYVSSVEVLVEDQAATFHLTKGSGPVYLSGTHQTETNVIGEDDIEELGDEDVEEEEEDEDEVVEDSPPKKKAKK from the exons ATGCGTGGCGGAATGGAACGCTCATATTTCTGGG GTATTACTCTTGATGCAGCTCACAAGGAACAGAAGTGGGAGGGAACGGCCACTGAGAACACCGTCGACTGCaccgtcaccacacacaccctctccgTCAGgcag GTGGTGCTGGGTCCTGACGccaaggagggagaggccaaTGTGGTGGAGCTGGAGGTGATGGGCTTCAACGACAAGAAACAGAGAATCCCCATCTATGTCTCAAAAGTGGGCGGTTCTTATGTCTCCAGCGTTGAG GTACTAGTGGAAGACCAGGCAGCTACGTTCCACCTCACCAAGGGCTCTGGGCCGGTGTACCTCAGCGGAACACACCAGACTGAGACTAATGTGATCGGGGAGGATGACATAGAGGAGCTGGGCgatgaggatgtggaggaggaggaggaggatgaggatgaggtggtggaggactcgcct ccaAAGAAGAAGGCAAAGAAGTAG